The Cellulomonas sp. S1-8 genome has a window encoding:
- a CDS encoding DUF6297 family protein, whose translation MTDVDDARADDAHDPDAHDPHDDPRVGDFELGEVPSPRSIRRFTAQAARARAGAGIGSLLTDVYTAATSVVISVLIVLGIVQQLGDSLPPAPPVQDAGGLSLPVLVAVVLLAATGALLSTAGRLGPVGAEGAQAAWWLPLPVDRRGLLRPAAVRVPVLAALAGGAVVVVLEAGLLARTGADLLRAGLLGAAASAVVVLLAALAQTRGVPRRRTALVGDAVLVTAPLLAAVVVLSGRTPTTLPSPSWVAVLAAALVAAALAVVVDRHLGTLPGRTLREGGSVATQAVGAVVSLDSRELGRALTGGTAPSSRRRTSRLRTARGPATALVTADLVVLRRSLRHLVQIVVATGLPVLATVVPQLASTVGVLVAVLLGGWMASSASAEGARWAEMAPVVDRLLPLDDRTVRRLRMVVPGIVMLGWSVVALAAVGRWAGSTPDWVVLAVVTTPVWAAAAVRAAYRPAPRWDKPLVATPAGALPTGVLQVIARGPDLVAFCLLPLWIAIGLGTVVTVMVSAQVVLSVIAVMIASSTAEKGWMERMLEEQDQRKGAAA comes from the coding sequence GTGACCGACGTCGACGACGCGCGCGCCGACGACGCGCACGACCCCGACGCGCACGATCCCCACGACGACCCGCGCGTGGGTGACTTCGAGCTCGGCGAGGTGCCGTCACCGCGCTCGATCCGCCGCTTCACGGCGCAGGCCGCGCGGGCGCGGGCGGGCGCCGGCATCGGGTCGCTGCTGACGGACGTGTACACCGCCGCGACGAGCGTCGTCATCTCCGTGCTGATCGTCCTGGGCATCGTCCAGCAGCTCGGCGACTCCCTGCCGCCCGCACCCCCCGTCCAGGACGCGGGCGGGCTCAGCCTGCCCGTGCTCGTCGCGGTCGTGCTGCTGGCGGCCACCGGCGCGCTGCTGTCGACGGCCGGTCGCCTCGGTCCCGTCGGCGCCGAGGGTGCGCAGGCGGCGTGGTGGCTGCCGCTGCCCGTCGACCGGCGCGGTCTGCTGCGGCCCGCGGCCGTGCGCGTCCCGGTGCTGGCGGCGCTCGCGGGCGGGGCCGTCGTCGTGGTCCTCGAGGCGGGGCTGCTGGCCCGCACGGGCGCGGACCTGCTGCGTGCGGGTCTGCTGGGTGCGGCGGCCTCCGCGGTCGTCGTGCTGCTCGCCGCCCTCGCGCAGACCCGGGGCGTGCCGCGCCGCCGGACCGCGCTCGTCGGCGACGCGGTGCTCGTGACGGCGCCCCTGCTCGCCGCGGTCGTCGTGCTGAGCGGCCGGACTCCCACGACGCTGCCGTCGCCGTCGTGGGTCGCCGTCCTGGCCGCCGCCCTCGTCGCGGCCGCGCTCGCGGTCGTCGTCGACCGGCACCTGGGCACGCTGCCGGGTCGCACGCTGCGCGAGGGCGGGTCCGTCGCGACGCAGGCGGTGGGTGCTGTCGTGTCGCTCGACTCCCGCGAGCTCGGGCGGGCCCTGACGGGCGGGACGGCGCCGTCCTCGCGACGGCGCACGTCGCGGCTGCGCACGGCCCGCGGCCCCGCGACGGCGCTCGTGACGGCCGACCTCGTCGTGCTGCGGCGGTCCCTGCGCCACCTCGTGCAGATCGTCGTCGCCACGGGCCTGCCGGTGCTGGCGACGGTCGTGCCGCAGCTCGCGAGCACGGTCGGCGTGCTCGTCGCGGTGCTGCTGGGCGGGTGGATGGCGTCCAGCGCGAGCGCCGAGGGCGCGCGGTGGGCCGAGATGGCGCCGGTCGTCGACCGGCTGCTGCCCCTCGACGACCGCACGGTCCGACGCCTGCGGATGGTCGTGCCCGGGATCGTCATGCTCGGGTGGTCGGTGGTGGCGCTCGCCGCGGTCGGCCGGTGGGCGGGGTCGACCCCCGACTGGGTCGTGCTGGCCGTCGTGACCACGCCCGTGTGGGCCGCGGCGGCCGTCCGCGCCGCCTACCGCCCGGCACCCCGCTGGGACAAGCCGCTGGTCGCGACCCCGGCCGGGGCGCTGCCGACCGGCGTCCTGCAGGTCATCGCGCGGGGGCCCGACCTGGTGGCCTTCTGCCTGCTGCCGTTGTGGATCGCGATCGGTCT
- a CDS encoding ABC transporter ATP-binding protein — MAPVVRVRDLQVGYGAAPVCAPVSFTLGAGRALALVGANGSGKSTVLKTVLGLLDPIVGTIEVLGRPVDEREAWFRREVSSVLDDDAYFPALTVSEHLYLTARGHGVLDAQDEVADLLTEFGLADHARATPVSLSSGQRRRLLLAAGFARPRSLLVLDEPEQRLDQRMRARLADRLRAERDAGGAVLIATHDPELVAAVCTQAVHVADDVSRVLSPREAADRIARVAL; from the coding sequence ATGGCTCCGGTGGTGCGCGTCCGTGATCTGCAGGTCGGCTACGGAGCGGCACCTGTGTGCGCTCCCGTCTCGTTCACGCTCGGCGCGGGCCGCGCGCTGGCGCTGGTCGGCGCGAACGGGTCCGGCAAGTCGACGGTCCTCAAGACCGTCCTCGGGCTCCTTGACCCGATCGTCGGCACCATCGAGGTCCTCGGCCGGCCCGTCGACGAGCGTGAGGCGTGGTTCCGGCGGGAGGTGTCCTCCGTGCTCGACGACGACGCGTACTTCCCGGCGCTGACCGTGTCCGAGCACCTGTACCTGACGGCTCGCGGGCACGGCGTCCTCGACGCGCAGGACGAGGTCGCGGACCTGCTGACGGAGTTCGGGCTCGCCGACCACGCGCGCGCCACGCCCGTGTCCCTGTCGTCGGGGCAGCGCCGGCGCCTGCTGCTGGCCGCCGGCTTCGCACGGCCGCGCTCGCTGCTCGTCCTCGACGAGCCCGAGCAGCGCCTCGACCAGCGCATGCGCGCGCGTCTCGCCGACCGGCTACGCGCGGAGCGGGACGCGGGCGGCGCGGTGCTCATCGCCACGCACGACCCCGAGCTCGTCGCCGCGGTGTGCACGCAGGCCGTGCACGTCGCCGACGACGTGTCGCGCGTCCTGAGCCCGCGCGAGGCCGCCGACCGGATCGCGCGGGTCGCGCTGTGA
- a CDS encoding ATP-dependent DNA helicase RecG: protein MLAADPLTVPLTRLNARTAKALGKLGLETSGDLLRHYPRRYAEPGTLTDMASLRVGEHVTVVAEVVRSSLRPTAQGRGLLQSTITDGHSRIELTFFASHVKKLEWRQGQLRPGRRGLFTGEVSLYRDTLQLMHPECRLFGADEDGHDEDEALVEAGRPIPVYPAVAGFESWKVAQAVRTVLDPLREEDVPDPVPGHLLARDGLPTLVEALRLVHVPQDEAQWQRGRARLRYEEALVLQAELARRRARVAREEAVARPRRADGLLDAFDARLPFTLTAGQRAVGEEVAAELAAPRPMQRLLQGEVGSGKTVVALRAMLQVVDAGGQAALLAPTEVLAAQHARTLRALLGDLADGGFLGGATLATRVALLTGSLPVAARRAAMLDAASGAAGIVVGTHALLSPDVQFAELGLVVVDEQHRFGVEQRDALRAKAGSTPHTLVMTATPIPRTVAMTVFGDLETSVLSEVPAGRQGITTHTVPADNPRWTDRTWQRVREEVDGGGRAYVVCPRIDGDATAGDPADEDGTDLVAAADPTVGAPDAGQRRPLRAVLDVAEELRARPDLAGIGIGVLHGRLAPEEKDRAFAAFGSGQTPVLVSTTVVEVGVDVPDATVMVVLDADRFGLSQLHQLRGRVGRGSRPGLCLLVSAAAQGTDAHTRLETLAATTDGFELAALDLELRHEGDVLGAAQHGRGSSLRLLRVTRDADVIATARTDARALVDQDADLDAWPALQAAIEASLAGEREEFLERA from the coding sequence GTGCTCGCCGCCGACCCACTGACGGTCCCCCTGACGCGGCTCAACGCCCGGACCGCGAAGGCGCTGGGCAAGCTCGGCCTGGAGACGTCCGGCGACCTGCTGCGCCACTACCCGCGCCGGTACGCCGAGCCGGGCACGCTCACCGACATGGCGAGCCTGCGCGTCGGTGAGCACGTGACGGTCGTCGCCGAGGTCGTGCGCTCGTCGCTGCGGCCGACCGCCCAGGGTCGCGGCCTGCTGCAGTCGACCATCACCGACGGGCACAGCCGTATCGAGCTCACGTTCTTCGCGTCGCACGTCAAGAAGCTGGAGTGGCGGCAGGGGCAGCTGCGCCCCGGCCGGCGCGGCCTGTTCACCGGCGAGGTCTCGCTCTACCGGGACACGCTGCAGCTGATGCACCCCGAGTGCAGGCTCTTCGGCGCCGACGAGGACGGCCACGACGAGGACGAGGCCCTCGTCGAGGCCGGCCGGCCCATCCCCGTCTACCCGGCCGTCGCGGGATTCGAGTCCTGGAAGGTGGCCCAGGCCGTCCGCACCGTGCTGGACCCACTGCGGGAGGAGGACGTCCCGGATCCCGTGCCGGGCCACCTGCTCGCGCGCGACGGGCTGCCGACGCTCGTCGAGGCGCTGCGGCTCGTCCACGTCCCGCAGGACGAGGCGCAGTGGCAGCGGGGGCGTGCGCGGCTGCGGTACGAGGAGGCGCTCGTGCTGCAGGCGGAGCTCGCGCGCCGACGTGCCCGCGTCGCCCGGGAGGAGGCCGTCGCGCGGCCCCGGCGCGCCGACGGACTGCTCGACGCGTTCGACGCGCGCCTGCCGTTCACGCTCACGGCCGGGCAGCGGGCGGTCGGCGAGGAGGTCGCCGCCGAGCTCGCGGCCCCGCGGCCCATGCAGCGGCTGCTGCAGGGCGAGGTCGGCTCGGGCAAGACCGTCGTCGCGCTGCGCGCGATGCTGCAGGTCGTCGACGCCGGCGGGCAGGCCGCCCTGCTCGCCCCCACCGAGGTGCTGGCGGCGCAGCACGCGCGCACCCTGCGTGCGCTCCTGGGGGACCTCGCCGACGGCGGGTTCCTCGGTGGCGCGACCCTGGCGACGCGCGTCGCGCTGCTCACCGGGTCGCTGCCCGTCGCGGCGCGCCGTGCGGCGATGCTCGACGCCGCGAGCGGCGCGGCCGGCATCGTCGTCGGCACCCACGCGCTGCTCTCGCCGGACGTGCAGTTCGCCGAGCTGGGGCTCGTCGTCGTCGACGAGCAGCACCGCTTCGGCGTCGAGCAGCGCGACGCGCTGCGGGCCAAGGCGGGCAGCACGCCGCACACGCTCGTCATGACGGCCACGCCCATCCCGCGCACCGTCGCGATGACGGTGTTCGGCGACCTGGAGACGTCGGTGCTGAGCGAGGTGCCCGCGGGGCGCCAGGGCATCACGACGCACACCGTGCCGGCCGACAACCCGCGCTGGACGGACCGCACCTGGCAGCGCGTGCGCGAGGAGGTGGACGGCGGCGGACGCGCCTACGTCGTGTGCCCGCGCATCGACGGCGACGCCACCGCCGGTGACCCGGCCGACGAGGACGGGACCGACCTGGTCGCCGCCGCGGACCCCACGGTCGGGGCACCGGATGCCGGGCAGCGCCGCCCGCTGCGTGCCGTCCTCGACGTCGCCGAGGAGCTGCGCGCGCGGCCGGACCTCGCGGGGATCGGGATCGGCGTGCTGCACGGCCGCCTGGCGCCCGAGGAGAAGGACCGCGCGTTCGCCGCGTTCGGCTCGGGGCAGACGCCCGTGCTCGTCTCGACCACGGTCGTGGAGGTCGGCGTCGACGTGCCGGACGCGACCGTCATGGTGGTCCTCGACGCGGACCGGTTCGGGCTCTCGCAGTTGCACCAGCTGCGGGGCCGGGTCGGGCGAGGGTCGCGCCCGGGCCTGTGCCTGCTGGTGAGCGCGGCCGCGCAGGGGACCGACGCGCACACCCGGCTCGAGACGCTGGCCGCGACGACCGACGGCTTCGAGCTCGCGGCGCTCGACCTCGAGCTGCGGCACGAGGGTGACGTCCTGGGAGCGGCGCAGCACGGGCGCGGCAGCTCGCTGCGGCTCCTGCGGGTGACGCGGGACGCCGACGTCATCGCGACCGCGCGCACCGACGCCCGCGCGCTCGTGGACCAGGACGCCGACCTCGACGCGTGGCCGGCGCTGCAGGCGGCCATCGAGGCGTCGCTGGCCGGGGAGCGCGAGGAGTTCCTCGAGCGGGCCTGA
- a CDS encoding DAK2 domain-containing protein has product MEVVSRQVALDGAAVRAWAAGALIACRAARERIDAVNVFPVPDADTGTNVTLTVAGGAAAVAADPGDGGAAVLAATFAHGAARAARGNSGIILSQWLVGFAAGLAGGAGGDVGTGTLVGALERGARAARDAVPDPQEGTVLTVAREVAVHARRVAGESPGSPADVLAAAADAARADLGRLSAAHDVLRAAQVVDAGACALLVVLDALVRTLRHGGPPQAEADVDLRWLPQAGPGVVAGRAPAAGGAFEVMMLVRPTWPGVAALAHDLLDVGDAVAVVDAGGLQHAHVHCDDPAAAIGLVPPDAREQVVVRRVDEPAPVARGLVVLTASAGLAAWYATCGAVTLVGPVPDAGQVARAAADTRAGRAVVVDAGVAAVLDGPEAGGADVDGPYDLLTTSGDGPAVVVCLALVADPEVSPDAGRQALGRLRSATPSGPDAVPTALAGLLARAPAAQSVTLVHGDDVDGDAARAVAARATDAHPQLEVVLAGPAVGHGWWLGVD; this is encoded by the coding sequence GTGGAGGTCGTGTCGCGGCAGGTCGCGCTCGACGGTGCCGCGGTGCGGGCCTGGGCGGCGGGTGCGCTGATCGCGTGCCGTGCGGCGCGTGAGCGCATCGACGCGGTCAACGTCTTCCCGGTGCCCGACGCGGACACCGGCACCAACGTGACCCTCACCGTCGCGGGCGGTGCCGCCGCCGTGGCGGCGGACCCCGGCGACGGGGGAGCGGCGGTGCTGGCGGCGACCTTCGCGCACGGCGCAGCGCGTGCCGCGCGGGGCAACTCCGGCATCATCCTCAGCCAGTGGCTCGTCGGCTTCGCCGCCGGGCTGGCGGGCGGCGCGGGCGGTGACGTCGGGACCGGGACGCTCGTCGGCGCGCTCGAGCGGGGCGCCCGTGCGGCCCGCGACGCGGTGCCCGACCCGCAGGAGGGCACGGTCCTCACGGTGGCCCGCGAGGTCGCGGTCCACGCGCGTCGCGTCGCGGGGGAGTCGCCGGGATCGCCGGCGGACGTCCTGGCGGCGGCGGCGGACGCGGCGCGCGCGGACCTGGGCCGGCTCAGCGCGGCGCACGACGTCCTGCGGGCCGCCCAGGTGGTCGACGCGGGGGCGTGCGCGCTGCTCGTCGTCCTCGACGCGCTGGTGCGCACGCTGCGCCACGGCGGGCCTCCGCAGGCCGAGGCCGACGTCGACCTGCGCTGGCTGCCGCAGGCCGGTCCGGGGGTCGTGGCCGGCCGCGCACCCGCCGCCGGCGGCGCCTTCGAGGTGATGATGCTCGTGCGCCCCACGTGGCCGGGCGTGGCCGCACTTGCCCACGACCTGCTGGACGTGGGCGACGCCGTCGCCGTGGTCGACGCCGGCGGGCTGCAGCACGCGCACGTGCACTGCGACGACCCCGCGGCGGCGATCGGGCTGGTGCCGCCGGACGCGCGCGAGCAGGTGGTCGTGCGGCGCGTCGACGAGCCCGCCCCCGTCGCGCGCGGGCTCGTCGTCCTGACGGCGTCGGCCGGGCTGGCGGCCTGGTACGCGACGTGCGGCGCGGTCACCCTGGTCGGGCCGGTGCCCGACGCGGGCCAGGTCGCGCGTGCCGCGGCGGACACCCGGGCGGGCCGGGCGGTCGTGGTCGACGCGGGCGTCGCGGCCGTCCTCGACGGCCCGGAGGCGGGGGGTGCGGACGTCGACGGCCCGTACGACCTGCTGACGACGTCGGGTGACGGACCCGCGGTGGTCGTGTGCCTCGCGCTCGTGGCCGACCCCGAGGTGAGCCCGGACGCCGGACGGCAGGCGCTGGGACGCCTGCGCAGCGCCACACCGAGCGGTCCGGACGCCGTCCCGACCGCGCTCGCCGGCCTGCTGGCTCGGGCCCCGGCAGCGCAGAGCGTCACGCTGGTCCACGGGGACGACGTCGACGGCGACGCGGCGCGTGCGGTCGCGGCCCGTGCCACCGACGCGCACCCGCAGCTCGAGGTGGTCCTCGCCGGCCCGGCGGTCGGCCACGGCTGGTGGCTGGGGGTCGACTGA
- the rpmB gene encoding 50S ribosomal protein L28 → MAANCDVCAKRPSFGHSVSHSHVRTKRRWNPNIQRVRVVVAGTPKRLNVCTSCLKAGKVQRAV, encoded by the coding sequence GTGGCTGCCAACTGCGACGTCTGCGCCAAGCGCCCGAGCTTCGGGCACAGCGTCTCGCACTCGCACGTGCGCACGAAGCGACGCTGGAACCCGAACATCCAGCGCGTGCGCGTGGTGGTCGCCGGGACTCCCAAGCGACTCAACGTGTGCACGTCGTGCCTCAAGGCCGGCAAGGTGCAGCGCGCCGTCTGA
- a CDS encoding GNAT family N-acetyltransferase, translating into MVEQIDEVLIRPATTQDAAGIARVHVRSWQEAYTGIVPDDYLRSLDPDQRAERWARQLADGPADHVRTFVAQSGDQVIGFASYGPSRDEDARRREREIYSIYLDPGTWGHGVARDLIRTVLAEAGEQTPMSLWVLADNARARHFYRRHGFSPDGIERLETLGGADLLEVRYRRG; encoded by the coding sequence ATGGTCGAGCAGATCGACGAGGTCCTCATCCGTCCCGCGACCACTCAGGACGCGGCGGGCATCGCCCGCGTGCACGTCCGCTCGTGGCAGGAGGCGTACACGGGCATCGTCCCGGACGACTACCTGCGCTCCCTGGACCCCGACCAGCGTGCCGAACGCTGGGCACGGCAGCTGGCCGACGGCCCGGCCGACCACGTGCGCACGTTCGTCGCCCAGTCCGGGGACCAGGTGATCGGGTTCGCCTCCTACGGGCCGAGCCGCGACGAGGACGCGCGTCGGCGCGAGCGGGAGATCTACTCGATCTACCTCGACCCCGGCACGTGGGGCCACGGCGTCGCGCGCGACCTGATCCGCACGGTCCTGGCGGAGGCGGGCGAGCAGACCCCGATGTCGCTGTGGGTGCTCGCCGACAACGCCCGGGCACGGCACTTCTACCGCCGCCACGGCTTCTCCCCCGACGGCATCGAACGCCTCGAGACCCTCGGCGGCGCCGACCTCCTGGAGGTCCGCTACCGCCGCGGCTGA
- a CDS encoding thiamine-phosphate kinase, with protein sequence MPSESPVVADLAEQDLLDRIFPHLPVGSRTLVPPGDDAAVVVAPDGRYVVTCDVLVEDVHFRRAWSSGVDVGRRAAMQNLADVAAMGARPVALVVGLVTPRDTPVAWVEDLARGLGDACRPLDVGVVGGDLSSGPVVVVAVTAHGDLEGRAAVRRTGARAGDVVALAGRQGWSAAGLALLTADRGDVDPGLVAAYRAPEPDLAAGPAAARAGATAMLDVSDGLLRDGRRLARASGVTLDLDDPAVAFAADLARLADAAGALDADARAWVLTGGEDHGLLATFPPDAPLPSPFRRVGTVTARTSDLVQVQGRPPGTTTTGWDHFAS encoded by the coding sequence GTGCCGTCCGAGAGTCCCGTCGTCGCCGACCTCGCCGAGCAGGACCTGCTCGACCGGATCTTCCCGCACCTGCCCGTGGGGTCGCGCACCCTCGTCCCGCCCGGTGACGACGCCGCCGTCGTCGTCGCGCCGGACGGCCGGTACGTGGTGACGTGCGACGTGCTCGTCGAGGACGTCCACTTCCGGCGCGCCTGGTCGTCCGGCGTCGACGTGGGGCGCCGTGCCGCGATGCAGAACCTCGCCGACGTCGCGGCCATGGGTGCCCGCCCGGTCGCGCTCGTCGTGGGGCTCGTGACGCCCCGGGACACGCCCGTGGCGTGGGTCGAGGACCTCGCGCGCGGCCTCGGCGACGCGTGCCGGCCGCTCGACGTGGGCGTGGTCGGGGGCGACCTGTCGTCCGGTCCCGTGGTCGTGGTCGCGGTGACCGCGCACGGTGACCTGGAGGGGCGTGCGGCAGTGCGCAGGACGGGCGCACGGGCCGGTGACGTCGTCGCGCTCGCCGGCCGGCAGGGCTGGTCGGCGGCCGGGCTCGCGCTGCTCACCGCGGACCGCGGGGACGTCGACCCGGGCCTGGTGGCGGCCTACCGGGCGCCCGAGCCCGACCTGGCGGCCGGGCCGGCGGCGGCGCGGGCGGGTGCGACCGCGATGCTCGACGTCTCCGACGGTCTGCTGCGCGACGGGCGCCGGCTCGCGCGCGCCAGCGGTGTGACGCTCGACCTGGACGACCCCGCCGTGGCGTTCGCGGCCGACCTGGCCCGGCTGGCCGACGCGGCGGGTGCGCTCGACGCGGACGCGCGCGCGTGGGTGCTGACGGGTGGTGAGGACCACGGGCTGCTGGCGACGTTCCCGCCCGACGCCCCCCTGCCGTCACCGTTCCGACGCGTCGGCACGGTGACGGCGCGGACGTCCGACCTCGTCCAGGTGCAGGGCCGCCCGCCGGGGACGACGACGACAGGCTGGGACCACTTCGCGAGCTGA
- a CDS encoding DUF3515 family protein — protein sequence MHHRPADRAAATTAVVGLLATLTACAPTVPVQVAPYATDPVCASVVLALPESLGEGLDRLDTDAQATTAWGAPRAAVVLRCGVEPLGPTTDRCESVTTPRGPTVDWVVVEDDGDWTFTTYGRVPAVELHVPREVAATRATSFVDLLGPGVALTVQERECL from the coding sequence GTGCACCACCGTCCCGCCGACCGCGCCGCCGCGACGACTGCCGTGGTCGGCCTGCTCGCGACGCTGACGGCGTGCGCGCCGACCGTGCCCGTGCAGGTCGCGCCGTACGCGACCGACCCCGTGTGCGCGTCGGTCGTGCTGGCGCTGCCGGAGTCCCTGGGCGAGGGGCTCGACCGGCTCGACACCGACGCGCAGGCCACGACCGCGTGGGGCGCACCGAGGGCCGCCGTCGTGCTGCGCTGCGGGGTCGAGCCCCTGGGGCCGACGACGGACCGCTGCGAGTCCGTCACGACACCCCGCGGCCCCACGGTCGACTGGGTGGTCGTCGAGGACGACGGCGACTGGACGTTCACGACCTACGGGCGGGTGCCCGCCGTCGAGCTGCACGTGCCGCGGGAGGTCGCCGCGACCCGCGCGACATCGTTCGTCGACCTGCTGGGCCCGGGCGTCGCCCTCACCGTGCAGGAGCGGGAGTGCCTGTGA
- a CDS encoding D-alanine--D-alanine ligase family protein has protein sequence MDHTTIPLTEAGGRPDGDGTGGGRRPRVMVLFGGRSGEHPISCATAGGVLRAIDRDRYDVVAVGITRSGQWVLADDDPECWAIRDGRLPEVQDTATRVLLPQGTTEREVQVVRDGQLASPLGTVDVVFPLLHGPFGEDGTLQGLLELADVRYVGSGVLASAVGMDKHMMKLVLAGSGLRVGPSRVLPAGSTPDAAAFDALVADLGLPLFVKPARAGSSLGISRVDDPADLPAAVAAAREHDPKVIVEAALVGREIECGVLGGRAGAPARASLPGEILVTDARHAFYDFEAKYLDEAGVTLACPADLAPDVVARVQDVAVRAFEAVGCEGLARVDVFVTADDEVVVNEINTMPGFTPYSMYPRMWEVTGVDYATLVDELVGLALERPTGLR, from the coding sequence ATGGACCACACGACGATCCCCCTGACCGAGGCCGGTGGCCGCCCCGACGGTGACGGGACCGGTGGCGGTCGGCGACCCCGGGTGATGGTGCTGTTCGGGGGCAGGTCGGGCGAGCACCCGATCAGTTGCGCGACGGCGGGCGGCGTGCTGCGTGCGATCGACCGCGACCGGTACGACGTGGTCGCGGTCGGCATCACGCGCTCGGGCCAGTGGGTGCTGGCGGACGACGACCCGGAGTGCTGGGCGATCCGGGACGGCCGCCTGCCGGAGGTCCAGGACACCGCGACGCGCGTGCTGCTGCCCCAGGGCACGACCGAGCGCGAGGTGCAGGTCGTGCGCGACGGCCAGCTCGCGTCCCCGCTGGGCACGGTCGACGTGGTCTTCCCCCTGCTGCACGGGCCGTTCGGCGAGGACGGGACCCTGCAGGGCCTGCTGGAGCTCGCCGACGTCCGGTACGTGGGCTCGGGCGTGCTGGCGTCGGCCGTGGGCATGGACAAGCACATGATGAAGCTCGTGCTCGCCGGCTCGGGGCTGCGCGTCGGACCGTCCCGCGTGCTGCCGGCGGGGAGCACGCCCGACGCGGCCGCGTTCGACGCGCTGGTCGCGGACCTCGGGCTGCCGCTGTTCGTCAAGCCGGCACGCGCCGGGTCGAGCCTGGGCATCTCCCGCGTCGACGACCCGGCCGACCTGCCCGCCGCGGTCGCCGCGGCCCGCGAGCACGACCCGAAGGTGATCGTCGAGGCCGCGCTCGTGGGCCGCGAGATCGAGTGCGGGGTGCTCGGCGGACGAGCGGGCGCACCCGCGCGGGCGTCGCTGCCGGGGGAGATCCTCGTGACCGACGCACGCCACGCGTTCTACGACTTCGAGGCGAAGTACCTCGACGAGGCAGGCGTGACGCTCGCGTGCCCGGCCGACCTGGCGCCCGACGTCGTGGCCCGCGTGCAGGACGTCGCCGTCCGCGCGTTCGAGGCCGTCGGCTGCGAGGGGCTGGCACGCGTGGACGTGTTCGTCACCGCGGACGACGAGGTCGTCGTGAACGAGATCAACACCATGCCGGGCTTCACGCCGTACTCGATGTACCCCCGGATGTGGGAGGTCACGGGCGTCGACTACGCGACGCTCGTCGACGAGCTGGTCGGTCTGGCGCTCGAGCGGCCCACCGGGCTGCGCTGA
- a CDS encoding trans-sulfuration enzyme family protein translates to MTTPAPTPAEPPVAPPGALSPRTLAVSAGRPARVPGAALNPPVVLSSTFVSQGTPAAGEHLYGRIGTPAWEPFELALAALERTDHEAAGLPVTGPPATVFASGMAAIDAALALVPVGGRVVVPRHAYQVTLVLLREQAERGVLRVDQVDVVDTAAVVAALRGHDGDGSDGDGPAAMLWLESPTNPMLEVADVPALVAAAHEVGALVVVDSTFATPLVQRPLALGADVVVHSVTKYLAGHSDVVLGATLADDPALHARLVAHRTTHGAIAGPFEVWLALRGLRTLALRVERAQATAGELARRLAAHAHVVEVRYPGLPDDSGHARAAAQMDGFGAILGLRPVGGVPGADALVAAVALWVPATSLGGVESTLERRRRFPTESPTVPEDLVRLSVGIEDVEDLWADLDAALSAAALSAAARSTGAREGDTR, encoded by the coding sequence GTGACGACCCCGGCACCGACCCCAGCGGAACCCCCCGTCGCCCCCCCGGGCGCCCTCTCGCCGCGCACGCTCGCGGTCAGCGCAGGACGCCCCGCGCGCGTCCCCGGTGCGGCGCTGAACCCGCCCGTCGTGCTGTCCTCGACGTTCGTCTCGCAGGGCACGCCGGCCGCGGGCGAGCACCTGTACGGGCGCATCGGCACACCCGCGTGGGAGCCGTTCGAGCTGGCGCTGGCCGCGCTCGAGCGCACCGACCACGAGGCCGCCGGCCTGCCCGTCACCGGCCCGCCCGCGACCGTGTTCGCGTCGGGCATGGCCGCGATCGACGCGGCCCTCGCGCTCGTGCCCGTCGGCGGACGCGTCGTCGTCCCGCGCCACGCCTACCAGGTCACGCTCGTCCTGCTGCGCGAGCAGGCCGAGCGCGGGGTCCTGCGGGTCGACCAGGTCGACGTCGTGGACACCGCCGCGGTCGTCGCCGCGCTGCGGGGCCACGACGGCGACGGGAGCGACGGCGACGGGCCTGCCGCGATGCTGTGGCTGGAGTCGCCGACGAACCCGATGCTCGAGGTCGCCGACGTGCCCGCCCTGGTCGCGGCCGCGCACGAGGTCGGCGCGCTCGTCGTGGTCGACAGCACCTTCGCGACCCCGCTGGTCCAGCGGCCGCTCGCGCTGGGTGCCGACGTCGTCGTGCACTCCGTCACCAAGTACCTCGCGGGGCACTCCGACGTGGTCCTGGGGGCGACGCTCGCCGACGACCCCGCGCTGCACGCCCGCCTCGTCGCGCACCGCACGACGCACGGCGCGATCGCCGGTCCGTTCGAGGTGTGGCTTGCGCTGCGCGGGCTGCGGACGCTCGCGCTGCGGGTGGAGCGCGCGCAGGCCACCGCGGGAGAGCTGGCGCGCCGGCTGGCCGCCCACGCGCACGTCGTCGAGGTCCGGTACCCCGGGCTGCCGGACGACTCGGGTCATGCCCGGGCGGCCGCCCAGATGGACGGGTTCGGCGCGATCCTGGGGCTGCGCCCCGTCGGTGGGGTCCCGGGCGCCGACGCGCTCGTCGCCGCGGTCGCCCTGTGGGTGCCGGCCACGAGCCTCGGGGGCGTCGAGTCGACGCTCGAGCGCCGCCGCCGGTTCCCGACCGAGTCCCCGACGGTCCCCGAGGACCTCGTGCGGCTGTCGGTGGGCATCGAGGACGTCGAGGACCTGTGGGCGGACCTCGACGCGGCGCTGTCGGCCGCGGCACTGTCGGCCGCGGCGCGCTCCACCGGGGCGCGAGAGGGCGACACGCGCTGA